From Aquificaceae bacterium, one genomic window encodes:
- the queA gene encoding tRNA preQ1(34) S-adenosylmethionine ribosyltransferase-isomerase QueA, translated as MKVEDFDYELPEELIAKYPVEPRHKARLMVLNRKEKSIRHDIFWNLPLYLNRGDLLVFNNSKVLPARLYGRKPTGGKVEVLLTDFVNKEEWYALIGGKGIKEGLIIHVGDDLQIEVLEHVEGGKFKVKLLAQDPIKALDKYGKIPIPPYLKREEEPIDRVYYQTVFAQVEGSVAAPTASLHFSEELLQRLEEFGIKKTFITLHVSYGTFKPVKVSEVELHRVDPEYVKVSEDTIRLIKETKERGNKVVAVGTTVVRALETAGFEPFEGWTDLYIYPGYSFKVVDALITNFHLPKSSLLFLVCAFGGREFILQAYKEAVRERYRFYSYGDGMLVL; from the coding sequence ATGAAAGTAGAAGACTTTGACTATGAGCTTCCTGAGGAGCTAATAGCTAAGTATCCTGTAGAGCCAAGACATAAAGCAAGGCTTATGGTCTTAAACAGGAAGGAAAAAAGCATAAGGCACGACATTTTTTGGAACTTACCCTTATATCTCAATAGGGGAGACCTCTTAGTTTTTAACAATTCAAAGGTCCTGCCTGCAAGGCTTTATGGCAGAAAACCCACTGGTGGCAAGGTGGAAGTCTTGCTAACAGATTTTGTAAACAAAGAAGAGTGGTATGCCCTAATAGGAGGCAAAGGTATAAAGGAAGGTCTTATAATCCACGTAGGGGATGACTTACAAATAGAAGTGTTAGAACACGTAGAGGGAGGAAAGTTCAAAGTAAAACTCTTAGCACAAGACCCAATAAAAGCTCTTGATAAGTATGGAAAAATTCCCATACCACCCTATCTCAAAAGGGAAGAAGAACCCATAGACAGGGTCTATTACCAGACAGTGTTCGCTCAAGTGGAAGGCTCTGTGGCAGCACCTACCGCAAGTCTTCATTTTTCAGAGGAGTTATTGCAGAGGTTAGAGGAGTTTGGCATCAAGAAAACCTTTATAACCCTTCATGTATCCTATGGGACTTTTAAGCCAGTAAAGGTTTCGGAAGTGGAGCTACACAGAGTTGACCCTGAGTATGTTAAAGTTTCAGAGGATACAATTAGGCTAATAAAGGAAACAAAAGAGAGAGGAAACAAGGTTGTAGCGGTTGGCACAACTGTTGTAAGAGCTTTGGAAACAGCAGGTTTTGAACCCTTTGAAGGCTGGACAGACCTATATATATACCCGGGTTATAGCTTTAAAGTGGTGGACGCACTAATTACGAACTTCCATCTTCCCAAGTCTTCGCTCCTTTTCCTTGTGTGTGCCTTTGGAGGTAGAGAGTTTATCCTTCAGGCTTACAAAGAGGCGGTAAGAGAAAGGTATAGGTTTTACAGCTATGGAGATGGGATGTTGGTGCTCTAA
- the rpsO gene encoding 30S ribosomal protein S15, with product MALPKALKEELIRNFQRHEKDTGSPEVQIAILTERINRLTEHLKKHKKDIHSRRGLIALIHARRKHLEYLKEKDYKKYLEVVERLGLKVR from the coding sequence ATGGCGTTACCAAAGGCGTTAAAGGAAGAGCTTATAAGAAACTTTCAAAGGCATGAAAAAGATACGGGTTCACCGGAGGTGCAGATAGCCATACTTACAGAGCGTATAAACAGACTTACAGAGCATCTCAAAAAGCACAAAAAGGACATACATTCAAGACGTGGTCTTATAGCTCTTATACATGCGAGGAGAAAACATCTTGAATATCTCAAAGAGAAGGACTATAAGAAATACTTAGAGGTGGTAGAAAGACTTGGGTTGAAGGTGAGATGA
- a CDS encoding dephospho-CoA kinase, producing MKDWKIYSAKIDELKRILEETLGGLDVEYEVKTPDEPDFDHHFKVPYLLLRYYTDQEHAHERKIELFNYYLDNPLQETAKLIKDMVEEFLMEIDQSEYGGG from the coding sequence ATGAAAGATTGGAAAATTTACAGTGCAAAAATTGATGAGCTTAAAAGAATTCTTGAGGAAACGCTTGGTGGTCTTGATGTGGAATACGAAGTCAAAACTCCTGATGAGCCTGACTTTGACCACCACTTTAAGGTGCCCTACCTGCTCCTTAGATACTACACAGACCAGGAACATGCACACGAGAGGAAGATAGAGCTTTTTAACTATTACCTTGACAACCCTCTCCAAGAGACTGCAAAGCTTATAAAGGACATGGTGGAAGAGTTCCTCATGGAAATAGACCAGAGCGAATATGGCGGTGGTTGA
- the dut gene encoding dUTP diphosphatase, producing MKIKVKRLPHAEGLPLPFYATEYASGMDLLSAVYEPVILKPMQRALIPTGIAVEIPPGYEAQIRPRSGLAIKHGITLLNTPGTIDADYRGEIKVILINLGEEDFVINRGDRIAQMVICPVVRVELEEVEELSTTRRSEGGFGSTGYRILE from the coding sequence ATGAAGATAAAGGTAAAAAGACTTCCGCACGCAGAAGGACTACCACTACCCTTTTATGCCACAGAATATGCCTCTGGTATGGACTTGCTTTCTGCAGTCTACGAGCCAGTAATCCTAAAGCCCATGCAGAGAGCACTTATTCCTACGGGCATTGCAGTTGAAATACCGCCAGGCTACGAAGCCCAAATAAGACCCAGGAGCGGTTTAGCCATAAAACATGGCATAACCCTTCTAAATACGCCCGGCACCATAGATGCGGACTACAGAGGAGAGATAAAGGTAATTCTTATAAACCTTGGGGAAGAAGACTTTGTAATAAACAGAGGAGACAGGATAGCACAGATGGTTATATGCCCAGTGGTAAGGGTGGAGCTGGAAGAAGTGGAAGAGCTTAGCACCACCCGTAGGTCTGAGGGAGGCTTTGGTTCAACGGGTTATAGGATACTGGAATGA
- the guaB gene encoding IMP dehydrogenase: MEIFDAYTFDDLLLVPQYSEVLPHEVDVSTWLTKKIRLNIPIVSAAMDTVTESRLAIALAREGGIGIIHRNLSIEEQAQEVEKVKKSESGMILQPVTVKPDTTVKQALEIMERYRISGVPVVDDENKLVGILTNRDLRFIKSTDYDKPVSLFMTSENLVVAQERVTLEEATEILQRHKVEKLPIVDKEGKLVGLITIKDITKRKKYPNACKDEFGRLRVGAAVGTGPDTMERVSALVSVGVDVIAVDTAHGHSKRVIETVEKIKSHYSDLQVIAGNVATKEATLDLIRAGADAIKVGVGPGSICTTRIVAGVGVPQLTAIRWAYEVAREYGVPIIADGGIKYSGDIVKALAMGASSVMLGNLLAGTEESPGETVYYQGRAYKVYRGMGSLGAMMSRRSADRYGQEKLEKFVPEGIEGRVPYRGRLSDVIYQLVGGLRSGMGYVGARNLEELRQKAKFVRITWAGYRESHVHDVQITKEAPNYWVE; the protein is encoded by the coding sequence ACCTGGCTCACAAAGAAGATAAGGCTTAACATACCCATCGTATCCGCTGCAATGGATACGGTAACAGAGTCTCGCCTTGCTATAGCACTTGCCAGAGAAGGTGGCATTGGCATAATACACAGAAACCTCTCCATAGAGGAGCAAGCCCAAGAGGTGGAAAAGGTAAAAAAGTCCGAAAGTGGTATGATACTCCAGCCCGTGACTGTAAAGCCAGATACTACTGTCAAGCAAGCTTTAGAGATAATGGAAAGATACAGGATATCTGGTGTGCCGGTTGTGGACGACGAGAACAAATTAGTTGGCATTCTTACCAACAGAGACCTAAGGTTCATAAAGTCTACCGATTACGACAAGCCTGTTTCTCTTTTTATGACCTCTGAGAACCTCGTAGTGGCTCAGGAAAGGGTTACCCTTGAGGAAGCCACAGAGATACTACAAAGGCACAAGGTGGAAAAGCTCCCCATAGTGGACAAAGAGGGTAAGCTCGTGGGTCTTATTACCATAAAGGATATAACCAAGAGGAAAAAGTATCCAAACGCTTGTAAGGATGAGTTTGGAAGGCTCAGGGTAGGTGCGGCGGTTGGAACAGGTCCAGATACCATGGAAAGGGTTTCCGCTCTTGTCTCTGTAGGTGTGGATGTGATAGCGGTTGACACTGCGCACGGGCATTCAAAGAGGGTTATAGAAACGGTGGAAAAGATAAAGTCTCATTACTCAGACCTGCAGGTTATTGCGGGTAATGTGGCAACAAAGGAGGCAACCCTTGACCTTATAAGGGCTGGTGCGGATGCCATAAAGGTGGGCGTTGGTCCTGGGTCTATATGCACCACGCGTATAGTGGCAGGAGTAGGTGTTCCTCAGCTTACTGCCATAAGGTGGGCTTACGAAGTGGCAAGAGAATACGGTGTTCCCATAATAGCGGATGGTGGCATAAAGTATTCTGGGGATATTGTCAAAGCCTTAGCTATGGGTGCAAGCTCTGTGATGCTTGGAAACCTTTTGGCAGGCACGGAGGAATCTCCTGGAGAGACCGTCTACTATCAAGGTAGAGCTTATAAGGTATACAGAGGTATGGGTTCTTTGGGTGCTATGATGAGTAGGAGGAGTGCGGACAGATACGGACAGGAAAAACTTGAGAAGTTTGTCCCAGAGGGTATAGAGGGCAGAGTGCCATACAGAGGGAGGCTTAGCGATGTTATATACCAGCTTGTGGGGGGTCTTAGGTCTGGAATGGGCTATGTGGGTGCAAGGAACCTTGAGGAGCTCCGTCAAAAAGCAAAGTTTGTCCGTATAACATGGGCTGGCTACAGAGAGTCTCACGTGCATGACGTGCAGATAACGAAGGAAGCTCCCAACTACTGGGTGGAGTAG
- a CDS encoding polyribonucleotide nucleotidyltransferase — protein sequence MMERVSAKVGDSEIFIETGLYAKLADGAVVVRQGDTAVLVTAVMSEEPVQGIDFVPLSVDYREQSSAWGKIPGGFVKREGKPTEREILVSRVIDRPIRPMLPEGFFHDVIITALTLSADDKYDPDVLAITGASAALHISRIPFDGPIAGVRVCRIDGKFFANPTYEERQRADLEIVMAGSKDAIVMVEGGAKEVDEDTLAEALYFGLSAIQDLIRAQEELRERVGVPKVSFEGMELPQELQKQLEEFCTPKIIQSFGILDKRERKTFQSNILKEFIEVYQVPEDLHFKLSYNYKKLISKLMRRQVLQEGKRIDGRGPKDIRPISIQVHPFERPHGSAIFTRGQTQAFATVTLGSPEEAQMVESIYEGETFKRFMLHYNFPPFSTGEAKPWGPPRRREIGHGALAERAIEPLIPPETEFPYIIRVVSNILESNGSTSMATVCAGSLALFDAGVPLKKHVAGIAMGLIMEGERYVILSDILGDEDQLGDMDFKVAGTRDGITSVQMDIKIKGLKKEIMKEALKQAKEGRLYILEKMYEAIPEPRKEVSPYAPKIEIITIPEDKALLVIGPGGRNVREFRDKMGVSVWVHEGGRVSLTSRSKEAIEEVKKAIQNLIAEVEVGKVYKGKVTRVEPYGVFVEILPGKVGLLHVSKMEGYVKDVRACFSIGDEILVKVLELDEQGRPKLTNIGITEPA from the coding sequence ATGATGGAGAGGGTAAGTGCAAAAGTGGGAGATTCGGAGATTTTTATAGAGACTGGTCTTTATGCAAAGCTGGCAGACGGTGCGGTTGTGGTGCGTCAAGGTGATACCGCAGTGCTGGTTACTGCGGTTATGTCCGAAGAACCTGTGCAGGGTATAGACTTTGTTCCTCTGTCGGTAGACTATAGGGAGCAGTCTTCCGCCTGGGGTAAGATACCGGGGGGTTTTGTAAAAAGAGAAGGAAAGCCTACAGAGAGAGAGATTCTTGTTTCAAGGGTTATAGACAGACCCATAAGACCTATGCTCCCAGAGGGCTTTTTCCATGATGTGATAATCACTGCACTTACTCTCTCTGCGGATGACAAATATGACCCAGATGTGCTTGCCATAACTGGGGCTTCCGCTGCCTTGCATATATCTCGTATACCCTTTGATGGTCCAATAGCAGGAGTGAGGGTCTGCAGGATAGATGGGAAGTTTTTTGCAAATCCCACTTATGAGGAAAGGCAGAGGGCGGACCTTGAAATAGTTATGGCAGGAAGCAAGGATGCCATAGTGATGGTGGAGGGTGGTGCAAAGGAGGTGGATGAGGATACTTTGGCAGAAGCTCTATACTTTGGACTTTCCGCCATACAAGACCTTATAAGAGCTCAGGAGGAGCTAAGGGAAAGGGTCGGAGTTCCAAAGGTTTCTTTTGAAGGTATGGAGCTTCCGCAAGAGCTTCAAAAACAACTTGAAGAATTCTGCACTCCAAAGATAATCCAGTCCTTTGGTATATTAGATAAAAGGGAGAGGAAAACCTTCCAGTCCAATATACTCAAGGAGTTTATAGAAGTATATCAAGTTCCAGAGGACCTACACTTTAAGCTCTCCTACAACTATAAAAAGCTCATAAGCAAGCTGATGAGAAGACAAGTTCTACAAGAAGGCAAACGCATAGATGGAAGAGGTCCCAAGGACATAAGACCCATAAGCATACAGGTTCATCCCTTTGAAAGACCTCATGGCAGTGCCATATTCACAAGGGGGCAAACTCAGGCTTTTGCCACAGTCACTTTGGGTTCACCAGAAGAAGCTCAAATGGTGGAAAGCATATATGAGGGTGAAACCTTCAAAAGGTTTATGCTCCACTACAACTTCCCACCCTTCTCCACTGGCGAAGCCAAACCATGGGGTCCACCAAGAAGAAGAGAAATAGGACACGGTGCCTTGGCGGAAAGGGCTATAGAGCCACTTATACCACCGGAGACAGAATTTCCCTACATTATAAGGGTGGTCTCTAACATCCTTGAGTCAAATGGTTCTACTTCCATGGCAACTGTTTGTGCTGGCTCTCTGGCTCTCTTTGATGCGGGTGTGCCTCTCAAAAAGCACGTAGCTGGTATAGCTATGGGGCTTATAATGGAAGGAGAAAGATACGTTATACTTTCTGACATACTGGGGGACGAAGACCAGCTTGGAGATATGGACTTTAAAGTGGCTGGAACAAGGGACGGTATAACAAGCGTCCAGATGGACATAAAGATAAAGGGTCTTAAAAAAGAGATAATGAAGGAAGCCCTCAAGCAGGCAAAGGAAGGAAGGCTGTATATCTTGGAAAAAATGTATGAAGCCATACCTGAACCAAGAAAGGAAGTGTCTCCTTATGCACCTAAGATAGAGATAATCACAATACCAGAGGATAAGGCACTATTAGTGATAGGACCAGGTGGAAGAAACGTTAGAGAGTTTAGAGACAAAATGGGCGTGTCTGTTTGGGTGCACGAGGGTGGAAGGGTTTCCCTAACCTCTCGCTCAAAAGAAGCCATAGAAGAAGTTAAAAAGGCTATACAGAACCTCATAGCGGAAGTGGAAGTAGGTAAGGTCTATAAGGGTAAGGTTACAAGGGTTGAACCCTATGGAGTCTTTGTGGAGATATTGCCCGGCAAAGTGGGACTGCTTCATGTAAGCAAGATGGAAGGCTACGTCAAAGATGTGAGGGCTTGCTTTAGCATTGGTGACGAGATATTGGTGAAGGTGCTTGAACTGGATGAGCAAGGAAGACCTAAGCTTACCAACATTGGTATAACAGAGCCGGCGTAG
- the rnr gene encoding ribonuclease R, which yields MEGVPIEDKILNLIKNSKKPLSFEEIFRKLGLDKKGRKRLKKALRSLRKSGKVLLQKGKYTYAEEEIVSGKVIAYPAGFGFLQIGEGKKDIYIPPFEMMRLFAGDVVKAKVVEYKGKKEIRVLRVLKRAKKEIVCKLHKRKKSCLGMPVDENQHQTILLEGNKCQDLKDGTLVVVEIKKFPTRENPAVGRIKEVLGHPEDKNLVIEVLIRKYNLPTSYPEEVLREVESIQVDLEKELRRRKDLRDQLCFTIDPERAKDFDDAVAIEKTPEGYRLWVHIADVSYFVKEGSATDKEAFKRGFTFYLPDRALHMLPERLAGDLCSLRPNEDRLAFTCEMHFDRKGNLLEYDIYESVIRSKARLTYNEALRLIVGDPSLENKYPQLVEALRLMEDLYRILSRMRWERGSIDFDLPEAELVVDEFGEPVALMPYERHVAHRIIEQFMVSANETVAMHLENMGYPCLYRVHEKPDPQKVENLLEILAGLGYKVKKPSLSPKFFQKIIEDFEGRPEENLVRFLTLRSMKRAHYSPHNLGHFGLASEHYAHFTSPIRRYPDIIVHRLLKKALRGEDIDYEKTLEYLEMAGVHLSQQERLAEEVEREAIDRLKVRFMKAHIGKEFEGIITGVVSFGIFVEVQEYLVEGLVSITNLKEDQYIYDEPAHRLVGVNTGKVYRLGDRVRVKVVGVDEDRARLELVLV from the coding sequence ATGGAAGGGGTTCCTATAGAGGATAAAATCCTAAACCTTATAAAGAACAGCAAGAAGCCTCTTAGCTTTGAGGAAATATTCAGAAAGCTTGGACTTGACAAAAAGGGAAGGAAACGTCTCAAGAAGGCACTAAGGTCTCTTAGAAAGTCTGGTAAGGTCCTTCTGCAAAAGGGCAAGTATACTTACGCGGAGGAGGAGATAGTAAGCGGAAAAGTGATAGCCTACCCTGCAGGCTTTGGCTTTTTGCAAATAGGAGAAGGTAAAAAGGATATATACATACCTCCCTTTGAGATGATGAGGCTCTTTGCGGGTGATGTGGTAAAGGCGAAGGTGGTGGAATATAAGGGTAAAAAGGAGATAAGGGTTCTCAGAGTTCTAAAGAGGGCAAAAAAGGAAATAGTCTGCAAGCTCCATAAAAGGAAAAAGTCCTGTCTTGGTATGCCTGTGGACGAAAACCAGCATCAAACCATACTCCTTGAAGGAAACAAGTGTCAAGACTTAAAGGATGGCACACTTGTGGTTGTGGAGATAAAGAAGTTTCCTACAAGGGAAAATCCGGCGGTAGGTAGAATAAAGGAAGTGCTCGGTCATCCCGAGGATAAAAACCTCGTTATAGAGGTGCTTATAAGAAAGTATAACCTGCCAACCTCATATCCTGAAGAGGTTCTAAGAGAAGTGGAAAGCATCCAAGTGGACTTGGAAAAGGAGCTAAGAAGGAGGAAAGACCTAAGAGACCAGCTATGTTTTACCATAGACCCAGAGAGGGCTAAGGACTTTGATGATGCGGTTGCCATAGAAAAAACTCCCGAGGGATATAGGCTTTGGGTTCACATTGCGGATGTTTCCTACTTTGTTAAGGAAGGTTCTGCAACAGATAAAGAAGCTTTCAAAAGAGGTTTTACCTTTTACCTGCCTGACAGGGCATTACATATGCTTCCAGAAAGGCTTGCAGGTGACCTTTGTAGCCTTAGACCCAACGAAGACAGACTTGCCTTTACCTGCGAGATGCACTTTGACCGAAAGGGTAACCTTTTGGAGTATGACATATACGAAAGTGTCATAAGGAGCAAGGCAAGGCTAACCTATAACGAAGCCCTAAGGCTCATAGTGGGTGATCCCTCTCTTGAGAACAAATACCCACAACTCGTTGAAGCTCTTAGGCTCATGGAAGACCTCTACAGAATACTCTCAAGGATGAGGTGGGAGAGGGGAAGTATAGACTTTGACCTGCCAGAGGCGGAGCTTGTGGTGGATGAATTTGGCGAGCCTGTTGCCCTTATGCCCTATGAGAGACATGTGGCTCATAGGATAATAGAGCAGTTCATGGTCTCTGCAAACGAAACGGTAGCTATGCATCTTGAAAACATGGGATATCCTTGCCTTTACAGAGTTCATGAAAAGCCAGACCCTCAAAAGGTGGAAAACCTTCTTGAAATTCTTGCGGGGCTTGGCTATAAGGTGAAAAAGCCTTCATTAAGTCCCAAGTTTTTCCAAAAGATAATAGAGGACTTTGAGGGGCGTCCAGAGGAAAACCTGGTGAGGTTTTTGACCCTCAGAAGCATGAAAAGGGCTCATTACTCTCCTCATAACCTTGGACATTTTGGTCTTGCATCAGAGCATTACGCTCACTTTACCTCACCCATAAGAAGATATCCAGACATAATAGTTCATAGACTTCTTAAAAAGGCTCTAAGGGGTGAGGATATAGACTATGAAAAGACCCTTGAGTATCTTGAGATGGCAGGCGTGCACCTTTCACAGCAAGAAAGACTTGCGGAGGAGGTAGAAAGAGAAGCCATAGACAGGCTAAAGGTGCGCTTCATGAAGGCTCACATCGGCAAGGAATTTGAAGGTATCATAACCGGCGTTGTTTCCTTTGGTATATTTGTGGAGGTGCAAGAATACCTTGTGGAGGGACTTGTAAGTATAACAAACCTCAAGGAAGACCAATACATATACGATGAGCCAGCTCACAGGCTTGTGGGTGTAAATACTGGCAAGGTGTATAGACTTGGAGATAGGGTAAGGGTTAAGGTAGTGGGTGTGGACGAAGACAGAGCAAGGCTTGAACTTGTTTTGGTTTAG